CGACTCTCCACAAAAGCCACTCTATAACCGGCCACTTAAAGGAATTTATCCACCAGGATCTACATACAAACCTTTTATGGCGCTCGCAGCTTTAGAAACTAAAAAGCGCACGCCCTCACAAACAATCTCAGATCCCGGTTATTTTGATTTTGGAAACCATACATTCCGTGATGATAAAAAAGGCGGGCATGGCACTGTAGACATGCAAAAGTCTATTGTTGAATCCTGTGACACCTACTACTACATGCTGGCAAGAGATATGGGCGTCAACATGATGCATGACTTCATGAAACCACTCGGCTTTGGACAAATTACTGGTATTGACTTACAAGGCGAATCTAAAGGCGTGCTTCCATCAACTGAATGGAAGAAAAATACTTTCAAAAAACCAGAGCAACAAAAATGGTACGAGGGCGAGACAATTTCTCTTGGTATTGGTCAAGGCTATAACGCATTTACGATTTTGCAGTTAGCACATGCTATGGCCAATCTTGCCAATAACGGTATCGTAATGAAGCCACACCTAGTGAAGGCAATAGAAGATCCATTTACAAGACATCGCACTCTCACAACCCCAAAAGAAAGTTACCGAATTGACCTTGTTCCTGAAAATATTGAAATCATCAAAAAGGCAATGGTCGAAGTAAATAATTCCGGAACCTCTGCTACCGTCTTTAAAGGCACGGGTTATCAGGTCGGCGGAAAAACTGGAACGGCTCAAGTATTTAGCTTGAACTCCAAAGAATATAAACATAGTTCTACAGCGGAATTTTTACGTGATCATGCTTTGTATATAGCTTTCGCCCCTGCAGACAAACCAACGATTGTGATTGCAATGGTGGTTGAGAATGCTGGCTTTGGAGCGCAGCATGCCGCACCAATTGCACGCAAAGCGCTTGATTTTTATCTTGAAGGTAAATGGCCAAAGGAGATTCCTGAATGGAAAAGAGCGCCATAGATAAAGCAAAAAAAATATTTCTCAGTATTTTTAGTGGCCTAGATCGCCAGCTAGCCCTTATTTTACTTGGCTTGGCCGGACTTGGATTTATTATATTTTTGTCTGCAAGTCAAAATACGCCCGTGCGTTTTGAAGACGAGCTGCGTAACCTAGCCCTTTCATTCGCTGTCATGTGGATCGTTTCCCGCATCCCGCCAAAATGGCTAGAGATGGCTGCAGTGTGGATTTATGGGATTGGAGTTGCGCTTCTAATCGCAGTCGCCGTATTTGGATTAATAAAAAAAGGGGCAAGGCGATGGCTCAATA
The genomic region above belongs to Polynucleobacter sp. AP-Ainpum-60-G11 and contains:
- the mrdA gene encoding penicillin-binding protein 2; its protein translation is MVSFKKPNLDSFQERIHIATLFVTFCFLLLITRLVWLQLVSHGKYALLAESNRIALVPAPANRGLLIDRNGIVIGRNYSALTLDVNAEELKGNVDELIDELSQIVLISPRDRRNFKRSLEDSRKMGTFPLRSMLTESETARFMANRYRFPGVEIRARSFREYPYNELASHLIGYIGRASKRDIERMQVEIDNSKAGDPDALQTSFLPGIQYVGKIGIEQSYETVLRGTPGYDEVEITAGGKPVRTLASSPSVPGKNVVLSVDIKLQYLVEQLYGNFRGAFVAIEPETGDILAFVSKPNFNPNDFVEGIDSVTWKELNDSPQKPLYNRPLKGIYPPGSTYKPFMALAALETKKRTPSQTISDPGYFDFGNHTFRDDKKGGHGTVDMQKSIVESCDTYYYMLARDMGVNMMHDFMKPLGFGQITGIDLQGESKGVLPSTEWKKNTFKKPEQQKWYEGETISLGIGQGYNAFTILQLAHAMANLANNGIVMKPHLVKAIEDPFTRHRTLTTPKESYRIDLVPENIEIIKKAMVEVNNSGTSATVFKGTGYQVGGKTGTAQVFSLNSKEYKHSSTAEFLRDHALYIAFAPADKPTIVIAMVVENAGFGAQHAAPIARKALDFYLEGKWPKEIPEWKRAP